Proteins encoded in a region of the Petroclostridium xylanilyticum genome:
- a CDS encoding IPT/TIG domain-containing protein, whose protein sequence is MRISKLLKKITAFTLIFIMTFSLVQWNNINIAHAAEPTGKDLGGGIKIKNITLSKVYDENRNSKGMYLEITATADSADISNLSVKYKNRDNIFKPFTKQTIKGEKFIQFEFTAQEISDFNGSLLLRDQVVISDLNFNNLPTISKVPKKIINTDVDEDTATDGIQYFLTVEGTNLDSVGQTIDDFNYKLYISKSAASKEVISTDIAEQKYDALKMKNLTPPGAYGFQDMVFKKIKSSTELDIEINHTYYNQFRFVKNLVVNDLRMYPNVGTNGDSIYFEGKDLPQYDVHFLSVTGNDSYSDTNKGTNPVFEENIDGNGLNRLTVKVPSAIAIGQYNVYLTQTQDREIIAEKFVDVFTVIEKGNKATITKVYPSKGPSAGNDNVEIEGNNLVRLNIPGLDISYSKDTITFNGSTNSGSVPQLVINYPDVLAKYNGVSVSEVKRTISVLIGSQAKFKTDDTDPDKYKILLGNPDYLYVITQSTTQIDTDPIVDVKATLTTTFKDINGNEYKFVEIAEKKDGYEFIPSSSLPLIKSVTPEKVQLEEVGSDRYNLKEEILLAVTGENFMVHKFTDASGNMITRYPIVIIKTANDNELGNYEIKLDKNEDKIYYKDGTEQFITGLTLDVLDQNGNIIDGSDGKEFGTKIVMRIPKSIILSSAGKRNIQVVNPKRQSTEPGSSSIKVDAVEFVKDLESPAIESVEPNIVTIEGGQDIIVKGNNFQEGIKVYINAQEVKGVTREVDRSGNKILLKFKAPKGTEGETQLLVMNPDGGQAVYPFIYVKTYTKPSILKLNPNLGTEGTPVVVDGDNFLKTDPTVTNIDGFGIYKLIGTRILMDGKEINEYNKNAENTKIILKPYQSASNNVILRVEDSQLVVADYYYSIILEREVPAGEKPHYYTLDIDPRGNVILSDGINDKYTITAAPDGTIKADKEGGGEYGVNVDTGKIIIDPSGSPITLNITTPYKFSDETKAIIGNRVRIINKNQLIFTVPALEQGTYDVTVINPDTNSATIIDGFTYKKDPPSTPVIDSVNPSQGSTEGDYFIEIYGKYFEHNADPQKKTKVYIGGVLVSPDNVTVDIDGKTIKVKVPPYPGDIRQETGTDRKTVPVIVVNHGGGTGSKLDGFTYIIPRSNPEIDSIDPTGGNAAGGITVQLRGSDFRLYEPFTDSKGDSVKVYEEVYTDSNDNGKWDEGEPFEDKNRNNKYDSGLYYVDINGDGEWTDLRGVENIASLGDGDKKILPQVYFGKFKVSEYIAVSDERLIVKLPAGEKGNVDVYVVNNDYGISNKKPFAYNASSPKIDSITPSKGKKQGKDDVEIVGKEFSNSTIQVYNLEKDAQGKNKFDEKIMPLVRFGDITNRASQINDLDYGLIGNNETASVTLGAITVEYKGKDDTLTIKTIDGKYAQTFTGYDDTIKYIPVGLLKNVSNSTESYPEYELVRVEINKDDRRLIVERGYSPEAELKGTGQIIFKTPSYPAVGITTVRVINPDSGVAEGKFEYKNPDSRPAIITITKDGKLPQDANVPGYGDVKILRLTAKGGNIVKITGTDFRPGARVLIPGITDENGIAPVTENITPSNITFKMFAVPDNVVSQESVGIIKLYRVVVLNEDGGMTASDNLIPPIYLMFIKGETSPQIDRITPDKGPSNGGTRVKIEGKDFREKIEGMEGENNKFTVYFDGVPLPETNVTVVDTGTVYITTPSHAPGPVEIKVENPDGELSNTQIFTFISNPKITAVVDPADPSENTKIDVISVEGGQEIKLKGSGYQEGSKVVFNPVLKKIEEGKAAAGNVIYINGDAYTLDQGTEGTDVKFINSETLTVKTPQGKMGTTGVIVINPDGGASEIYEDITYSLPEIGIPQGVAAELVYNRYIKVNWLEVEGAREYEIYVVVDNTQVELIGSTKLTSFVYEDLEPRTTYKFIVKAVGEYNISKPSKESNSVRTGSKVGPPDDDGQLNDKTTMDKVGDQANIIIGEDSYSKEMTIDLTRGTLAGSKEVVISMSAKIASSYRAKSIKIIGKDFVIKFNPNNFNTSKVAENDHRKDAGVRFKISPYTGSSDLDAGKTALSTQYVLEANVFVGKDSTPIDYLTSGMEITLDFDAAKADMRRLKNIGLNRYDQTTQSWMLLANRADSYSTSIRAYTDRLGRYLIFGSKN, encoded by the coding sequence GTGAGGATTTCCAAGCTTTTAAAAAAAATTACAGCTTTCACCTTGATATTTATAATGACTTTTAGTTTGGTGCAGTGGAACAACATAAATATTGCACATGCAGCAGAGCCGACAGGCAAAGACCTGGGTGGAGGCATAAAAATAAAAAATATTACCCTCTCGAAGGTATATGACGAAAACAGGAATTCAAAAGGAATGTATCTTGAAATAACAGCTACGGCTGACAGTGCGGACATATCCAATCTGAGTGTAAAATATAAAAACAGGGATAATATTTTCAAACCTTTTACAAAGCAGACCATTAAGGGCGAAAAATTCATACAGTTTGAGTTCACTGCCCAGGAAATAAGCGACTTTAACGGCAGTTTGCTTTTAAGAGACCAGGTTGTTATCAGCGACTTAAATTTTAACAATCTGCCCACAATATCCAAAGTACCCAAGAAAATTATAAATACCGATGTTGACGAAGATACAGCAACAGACGGCATACAGTATTTCTTAACCGTTGAGGGTACAAATCTTGACAGTGTAGGGCAAACAATAGATGATTTCAACTACAAGTTATATATCAGCAAAAGTGCAGCCAGCAAGGAAGTAATTTCCACTGACATTGCTGAACAGAAATACGATGCGTTAAAGATGAAAAACCTGACGCCTCCCGGAGCTTACGGTTTTCAGGATATGGTGTTCAAAAAGATAAAGAGCAGCACTGAATTGGATATAGAAATCAATCATACTTACTATAACCAGTTCAGGTTTGTAAAAAATCTTGTAGTCAATGATTTAAGAATGTATCCGAACGTGGGTACAAACGGTGACAGCATATATTTTGAGGGAAAAGATTTACCCCAATATGATGTGCACTTTTTAAGTGTTACCGGAAATGATTCTTACTCGGATACCAACAAGGGAACCAATCCGGTTTTTGAAGAAAATATAGATGGCAACGGCTTGAACAGGCTTACTGTTAAAGTCCCGTCAGCAATTGCAATTGGCCAGTATAACGTATATTTAACCCAGACGCAGGACCGGGAAATCATCGCAGAAAAATTTGTTGATGTATTTACAGTTATAGAAAAAGGCAATAAAGCGACCATTACAAAGGTATATCCCAGCAAGGGGCCGTCTGCCGGGAATGATAATGTTGAAATAGAAGGTAACAATCTTGTCAGACTTAATATACCTGGATTGGACATCAGCTATAGTAAAGACACTATCACATTCAATGGTTCTACTAATTCCGGAAGTGTTCCCCAATTAGTAATCAACTACCCTGACGTATTGGCCAAATATAATGGAGTCAGTGTCAGTGAAGTTAAAAGGACAATATCTGTGCTTATTGGTTCACAGGCAAAATTTAAGACGGATGACACAGACCCCGATAAATACAAAATCTTGCTTGGAAATCCGGATTATTTATATGTGATAACCCAATCTACTACACAAATAGATACCGACCCTATCGTTGATGTAAAAGCTACTTTAACTACAACTTTTAAGGACATCAATGGAAATGAGTATAAGTTCGTTGAAATTGCAGAAAAAAAAGATGGATATGAATTTATACCAAGTTCATCTCTGCCCTTGATTAAAAGTGTGACACCTGAAAAGGTCCAGTTGGAAGAGGTGGGTTCGGATAGGTATAACCTGAAGGAAGAAATTTTGCTTGCGGTTACCGGGGAAAATTTTATGGTCCACAAGTTTACAGACGCAAGCGGAAATATGATTACCCGGTATCCGATAGTGATTATAAAAACTGCAAATGACAATGAATTGGGCAATTATGAAATAAAACTGGATAAAAATGAGGATAAAATTTATTACAAGGATGGGACAGAACAGTTTATAACGGGGCTGACTCTTGACGTATTAGATCAAAATGGAAATATCATTGATGGTTCAGACGGAAAAGAATTTGGTACAAAAATCGTCATGAGAATTCCTAAAAGCATAATACTTTCAAGTGCGGGCAAACGAAACATACAGGTTGTGAACCCGAAAAGACAGTCCACAGAACCGGGCTCCAGCAGTATCAAGGTGGATGCAGTTGAATTTGTAAAAGATTTGGAGAGCCCTGCCATAGAAAGCGTGGAGCCTAATATTGTCACCATTGAAGGCGGACAGGATATTATTGTAAAAGGAAATAACTTTCAGGAAGGAATAAAGGTTTATATCAATGCGCAGGAAGTAAAGGGAGTAACCCGTGAAGTTGACAGGTCAGGAAATAAAATCTTATTAAAATTTAAAGCACCCAAAGGGACGGAAGGTGAAACACAGCTGTTGGTGATGAACCCTGATGGGGGGCAGGCAGTATATCCGTTTATCTATGTAAAGACTTATACAAAGCCCAGCATTCTAAAGCTTAACCCAAATCTGGGAACAGAAGGGACTCCGGTTGTAGTAGATGGAGACAACTTCCTAAAGACCGACCCTACCGTTACCAATATAGATGGCTTTGGAATTTATAAGCTTATCGGTACCAGGATACTGATGGATGGCAAAGAAATCAATGAATATAACAAAAATGCTGAGAACACCAAAATTATACTAAAGCCTTATCAATCAGCAAGCAATAATGTGATTTTAAGGGTTGAAGATTCACAGCTGGTTGTTGCAGATTATTACTACAGCATTATCCTGGAGAGAGAAGTACCGGCAGGAGAAAAGCCGCACTATTACACTTTGGACATAGACCCGAGGGGGAATGTCATCCTTTCAGACGGAATAAATGACAAATATACTATCACAGCAGCTCCTGACGGGACGATAAAAGCAGACAAAGAGGGCGGAGGAGAGTACGGGGTCAATGTAGATACAGGGAAAATTATTATAGACCCCTCCGGTTCTCCCATAACACTGAACATTACTACCCCTTATAAATTTAGCGATGAAACAAAGGCCATTATCGGCAACAGGGTTAGAATAATCAATAAAAACCAGTTGATCTTTACCGTGCCGGCATTGGAACAGGGGACCTACGATGTAACGGTTATCAATCCGGATACAAACAGTGCTACCATCATAGATGGATTTACCTATAAAAAAGACCCTCCATCCACCCCTGTAATAGACTCTGTCAATCCAAGCCAGGGTTCTACAGAGGGGGACTATTTTATTGAAATTTATGGCAAATATTTTGAGCATAATGCAGACCCACAGAAGAAGACAAAGGTTTATATAGGCGGAGTTTTGGTTTCGCCGGACAATGTTACGGTAGATATAGACGGGAAGACAATCAAGGTCAAGGTTCCTCCTTATCCGGGTGATATTAGACAGGAGACAGGAACGGATAGAAAGACGGTGCCTGTAATAGTGGTTAACCATGGAGGCGGGACGGGCAGCAAGCTTGACGGTTTTACCTACATCATTCCGCGCAGTAACCCTGAGATCGATAGTATAGATCCTACCGGCGGGAATGCGGCGGGAGGTATTACCGTCCAGTTAAGAGGTTCTGATTTCAGGCTTTATGAGCCGTTTACCGATTCAAAGGGGGATTCGGTGAAGGTATATGAAGAAGTATATACCGATTCTAACGATAACGGCAAATGGGATGAAGGGGAACCTTTTGAAGATAAAAACAGGAATAATAAATATGACAGCGGGTTATATTATGTTGACATCAATGGAGATGGAGAGTGGACCGACTTAAGAGGAGTTGAAAATATTGCCAGCCTGGGTGATGGGGATAAAAAGATACTGCCCCAGGTATATTTCGGTAAATTTAAAGTATCAGAATATATAGCAGTTTCTGATGAAAGATTGATTGTAAAATTGCCTGCAGGGGAAAAAGGAAATGTAGACGTATACGTTGTGAACAACGATTACGGGATCTCAAATAAAAAGCCGTTTGCTTACAACGCTTCAAGTCCGAAGATTGACAGCATAACCCCATCCAAGGGGAAAAAACAGGGTAAAGATGATGTAGAGATTGTCGGTAAGGAATTCAGCAACAGTACGATACAGGTTTACAATCTGGAGAAGGACGCACAGGGCAAAAATAAATTTGATGAAAAGATCATGCCCCTTGTGAGATTTGGAGACATCACCAACCGGGCAAGCCAAATTAATGATCTGGATTACGGATTGATCGGCAACAATGAAACCGCGAGCGTTACACTTGGAGCTATCACTGTCGAATATAAAGGAAAAGATGATACGCTGACCATAAAGACAATAGACGGCAAATACGCTCAGACCTTTACCGGGTATGATGATACAATTAAATATATACCGGTCGGTCTGCTCAAAAACGTATCCAACAGCACAGAAAGCTATCCGGAATATGAACTGGTAAGAGTGGAAATAAACAAGGATGACAGGAGATTAATTGTTGAACGGGGATATTCTCCCGAGGCAGAACTAAAAGGGACGGGGCAGATTATTTTTAAAACTCCATCCTATCCTGCAGTGGGAATAACAACTGTCAGGGTAATCAATCCTGATAGCGGGGTAGCAGAAGGTAAATTTGAATATAAGAACCCGGACAGCCGGCCGGCCATCATCACTATCACAAAAGATGGAAAGCTGCCGCAGGACGCGAATGTGCCAGGCTACGGGGATGTTAAGATTTTAAGGCTGACAGCAAAAGGCGGGAATATTGTAAAAATTACCGGAACTGATTTCAGACCGGGTGCCAGGGTTTTAATACCTGGAATTACTGATGAAAATGGCATAGCTCCTGTCACTGAAAATATTACACCATCCAACATTACCTTTAAAATGTTTGCAGTACCCGATAATGTGGTATCCCAGGAGAGCGTAGGCATCATCAAGCTTTACAGGGTAGTTGTCCTGAATGAAGATGGAGGCATGACAGCTTCCGATAACTTAATTCCTCCGATATACCTGATGTTTATTAAGGGTGAAACGTCACCGCAAATTGACAGAATAACGCCTGATAAAGGACCGTCAAACGGCGGCACCAGGGTTAAAATAGAAGGTAAGGATTTTAGAGAAAAAATCGAGGGTATGGAGGGAGAAAACAATAAATTTACCGTATATTTTGATGGTGTCCCATTACCGGAAACTAATGTAACTGTAGTAGATACCGGTACCGTATACATCACTACCCCCAGCCATGCACCGGGACCGGTTGAGATAAAAGTAGAAAACCCCGATGGAGAACTTTCAAATACGCAAATATTTACCTTTATAAGCAACCCAAAAATAACAGCAGTAGTTGACCCGGCCGACCCAAGTGAAAACACCAAAATTGATGTCATTTCTGTGGAAGGCGGACAGGAAATAAAGTTAAAAGGTTCGGGGTACCAGGAAGGAAGCAAGGTTGTATTCAACCCTGTGCTGAAAAAGATAGAAGAGGGGAAGGCAGCTGCAGGAAATGTAATCTATATCAATGGAGATGCCTATACCCTTGACCAAGGGACTGAAGGTACAGATGTCAAGTTTATAAATTCTGAAACCTTAACCGTTAAAACCCCTCAGGGAAAGATGGGCACGACAGGAGTCATTGTGATCAATCCTGACGGGGGAGCCAGCGAGATATACGAAGATATCACGTACTCACTTCCTGAAATAGGTATACCTCAGGGAGTTGCTGCAGAACTGGTATACAACCGTTATATTAAAGTCAATTGGCTGGAAGTAGAAGGAGCCAGAGAATATGAAATATATGTGGTAGTAGATAATACTCAGGTAGAGCTGATAGGATCTACTAAACTTACAAGTTTCGTATATGAAGACCTGGAGCCTCGTACTACCTACAAATTTATTGTAAAAGCTGTTGGAGAATATAATATATCCAAACCGTCCAAGGAAAGCAATTCCGTACGGACAGGAAGCAAAGTAGGTCCTCCTGATGATGATGGGCAATTAAATGACAAGACAACAATGGATAAAGTAGGAGATCAAGCAAACATCATCATTGGTGAAGACAGTTACAGCAAAGAGATGACAATTGACTTGACCAGAGGAACCTTAGCCGGCAGTAAAGAAGTAGTAATCAGTATGTCAGCTAAAATTGCATCCAGCTATAGGGCTAAAAGTATAAAGATCATAGGAAAGGATTTTGTGATCAAATTTAATCCAAATAATTTTAATACTTCCAAAGTAGCAGAAAATGATCACAGAAAGGACGCCGGGGTAAGGTTTAAAATCTCTCCCTATACTGGAAGCTCTGATCTGGATGCAGGAAAGACCGCTTTATCCACTCAATACGTATTGGAAGCAAACGTTTTTGTTGGAAAGGATAGTACTCCAATAGACTATTTAACATCCGGCATGGAAATAACCCTCGATTTTGATGCTGCCAAGGCAGATATGAGAAGGCTAAAGAATATAGGCTTGAACCGATACGACCAAACTACCCAATCATGGATGCTGCTGGCCAACAGGGCAGACAGCTACAGCACTTCAATTAGAGCTTATACAGACAGATTGGGAAGATATTTAATATTTGGAAGCAAAAATTAA
- a CDS encoding Ig-like domain-containing protein translates to MKRLKPYISIFLVVLLLCSDFNAIVVKAAPAVENLPDLKLYTTADANIAKGQKGVEYAVSTITMEFNSSYTPDLSKLKIYAYASGKTDETGKFKISLLQAGKIEFKLLSPYTQLRMHTLYEIYAPQGAFTNTADNKTNSEIIYNFVTKGNGKNDILVKTTPADAADRINKSQKTIEIEFIDDIALNAGLQTAIQTNNKAVLENYIQLSSLPLTNPVDATADAYGTGDHSISDYNISVQGTKLILEAKSGQLKDFADYSVELKQDAVYLKNSTGTKIYNAPASIHFKTNNMLVKTTPADRQTGVEADPAIEFEFKYPVIRGAGNITLVSDAEPSILLPYTVTCEGKFLKINVDDLAPNTYPLRKNTLYKVTLEEGAVEFKDYKAAGTGDAIKNKKIDLYFTTGNAGESPVVKSSNAYSSDINGNDDITGVDTTRLAADGSIYIRFEKPVRWEKQLPGDLSTRIANVHLYRIPKASSTAINTATGEIYDQSFVFTPSGDDILLDGRLDHEDVAVDPQCEILLENAEILTDYPNVLRIKPKYPLTNLNKYRVVIDKDYIEDLNGYNLQKDLDFTFWTAKSNETVKPNWQTSRIPAFNAPQYGGSEPIVLYIDREVIPRAQDKVVQEAPEKIKIITFDALKDITLINAVYSTDSNTAKIDFSQYKLEYYFENNIKKTKLSLYPASVLQSGTLYKLSIPGNILQTRGGIFTDPLEINFTVKQDTAQAKGVYSIVPKELNVRDLYWGNGSFLIKGFNFNERIEKVILKPLSGNASGKPNIEIGAGDIVFKSVTELLVCIRGDNAKTLGQESYTGEYQVVLKFTGDAAEYISPVNFVAKSKGRPVVKARHPGDGSVWYDEKTLYSRVYNGETKYFIKVTFEDIDGNLVLNDFNAIKNSTIYVRGSGMNLLDLDFLNSISGLEQTVRESYIFEKNRTKQEAYLYIPVKPLRPQTVYDVAVSANIVHFSDSAGESSGNETITWEFTTMGVPAVKAITPATVVEDYDEDVPVKITGNLFYSGTVAVYFNDVRARSVIVREDPVTKEKYLEVYLPKGSSRLKAGTYNVTVQNTDNHQRILYGAFSVVPAGKNVPNGQYKVKGEDRKGEIRADLKVSEDTLMLETRYADDSYLKFDLDELMGENVLVRKIQYRGKTRDVIGELAARSKWADITVYGLTLDPASDDTNIILSLGRAEPALSQSLKAKLKGKAIKSEFIQVAGSNYKFYKVVLDIPFRESDGKNIRVLRYDEELRNFYEVEFYKNLADKKVHITSDRPGVFVVVE, encoded by the coding sequence ATGAAAAGATTAAAACCATATATAAGTATATTTTTAGTAGTCCTGTTATTATGTTCGGACTTTAATGCAATAGTAGTAAAAGCTGCGCCTGCAGTTGAGAATTTACCGGATTTAAAACTATATACTACTGCAGATGCAAACATAGCAAAGGGACAAAAAGGGGTGGAGTATGCCGTTTCAACCATCACAATGGAATTTAATTCTTCTTATACGCCCGATTTGTCAAAACTAAAGATTTATGCCTATGCAAGCGGTAAAACAGATGAAACCGGCAAGTTTAAAATATCCTTATTACAAGCTGGAAAGATAGAATTCAAACTATTAAGCCCTTATACCCAGCTAAGAATGCATACCCTATACGAGATTTATGCACCTCAGGGAGCTTTTACGAATACTGCCGACAATAAAACCAACAGTGAAATAATTTACAACTTTGTCACCAAAGGGAATGGAAAAAACGATATTCTTGTTAAAACCACCCCGGCTGATGCGGCTGACCGGATTAACAAGAGCCAAAAAACAATAGAGATTGAATTTATAGATGATATTGCTTTGAATGCCGGCTTGCAAACGGCAATACAAACCAATAACAAAGCAGTTCTTGAAAACTATATACAACTAAGCTCCTTACCACTTACCAACCCCGTAGATGCAACTGCAGACGCATACGGTACAGGAGACCATTCCATCAGCGACTACAATATTTCGGTACAGGGGACAAAACTGATACTAGAAGCCAAATCGGGACAATTGAAAGATTTTGCAGACTACAGCGTGGAATTGAAACAGGATGCAGTCTATCTTAAAAACAGCACCGGTACAAAAATTTATAATGCACCGGCAAGCATACATTTTAAGACCAATAATATGCTGGTAAAAACCACTCCGGCAGATAGACAGACAGGCGTAGAAGCAGACCCTGCAATTGAATTTGAATTCAAATATCCTGTTATAAGAGGCGCAGGAAATATTACACTTGTTTCAGATGCCGAGCCCTCTATATTACTCCCTTATACAGTGACTTGCGAAGGAAAATTCTTAAAGATAAATGTAGATGACCTTGCACCTAATACATATCCGTTGAGAAAAAATACGTTATATAAAGTGACGTTGGAAGAAGGCGCTGTTGAATTTAAAGATTATAAGGCGGCAGGGACCGGGGACGCTATAAAAAATAAAAAGATTGATTTATATTTTACTACCGGGAATGCAGGGGAGAGCCCTGTTGTTAAGAGCAGTAATGCCTATTCCTCTGACATTAACGGAAATGATGATATTACCGGTGTAGACACTACCCGTTTAGCTGCCGATGGAAGTATCTATATCCGTTTTGAAAAGCCGGTACGTTGGGAAAAACAGCTTCCCGGTGACCTAAGTACCCGTATTGCAAATGTACATTTATACAGGATTCCTAAGGCATCAAGCACAGCTATAAATACGGCAACAGGGGAAATATACGACCAAAGCTTTGTATTTACTCCTTCCGGGGATGACATATTACTGGATGGCCGTCTGGATCATGAAGATGTTGCTGTTGATCCTCAGTGCGAGATTCTTTTGGAAAATGCAGAGATCCTTACAGATTATCCGAATGTTCTGCGCATCAAGCCTAAATATCCGTTGACCAACCTGAATAAATACAGGGTAGTAATAGACAAGGATTATATAGAAGATCTAAACGGCTATAACCTTCAAAAGGATTTGGATTTTACATTTTGGACGGCAAAGTCTAATGAAACTGTAAAACCTAATTGGCAAACCAGCCGCATACCCGCTTTTAATGCTCCACAATATGGTGGAAGTGAACCGATTGTGCTTTATATCGATAGAGAGGTGATTCCGCGGGCCCAGGATAAAGTGGTGCAGGAAGCACCGGAAAAAATTAAGATAATCACCTTTGATGCACTTAAGGATATTACGCTTATAAATGCTGTTTATAGCACCGACAGTAACACTGCAAAAATAGATTTTTCACAATATAAGCTGGAATACTACTTTGAAAATAATATCAAAAAGACAAAGCTTTCCTTATACCCGGCTTCAGTATTACAAAGCGGGACCCTCTATAAGCTGAGCATTCCGGGAAATATACTGCAGACAAGGGGAGGAATTTTTACTGACCCGCTGGAAATCAATTTTACAGTAAAACAGGATACGGCGCAGGCGAAAGGCGTTTATTCCATTGTTCCAAAAGAGCTGAATGTCCGCGACCTGTATTGGGGAAATGGGAGCTTTTTGATAAAAGGCTTCAACTTTAACGAAAGAATTGAAAAAGTAATTTTAAAACCTCTGAGTGGCAATGCATCCGGTAAGCCCAATATAGAAATTGGGGCGGGAGATATTGTATTTAAAAGTGTTACAGAACTCCTGGTCTGCATAAGGGGAGATAATGCAAAAACTCTCGGGCAGGAAAGCTACACCGGCGAATACCAGGTGGTGTTAAAATTCACAGGCGACGCTGCCGAATATATAAGTCCGGTTAATTTCGTTGCAAAATCTAAGGGACGTCCGGTAGTAAAAGCCAGGCACCCCGGCGACGGAAGCGTATGGTATGATGAAAAGACCTTGTACTCCAGGGTTTATAACGGTGAAACAAAATATTTTATAAAAGTTACTTTTGAAGACATTGATGGGAATTTAGTTTTAAACGACTTTAATGCTATAAAAAACAGTACGATATATGTCCGCGGGAGCGGGATGAACCTGCTGGATCTGGACTTTTTAAACAGCATAAGCGGGTTGGAACAAACAGTCAGAGAAAGTTATATATTTGAAAAAAATAGGACAAAACAAGAAGCATATCTCTATATACCTGTAAAGCCTCTGCGTCCGCAAACCGTATATGACGTTGCAGTAAGTGCAAATATTGTCCATTTTTCCGACAGCGCAGGTGAAAGCAGCGGCAATGAAACAATCACCTGGGAATTTACCACCATGGGAGTGCCGGCAGTTAAAGCGATTACACCGGCAACCGTTGTGGAAGATTATGACGAAGATGTGCCTGTTAAGATTACAGGAAACCTGTTTTACAGCGGTACCGTAGCGGTTTATTTTAATGATGTGAGGGCAAGAAGTGTAATAGTAAGAGAGGATCCGGTTACAAAGGAAAAATACCTGGAAGTATATCTTCCAAAAGGAAGCAGCAGGCTGAAAGCCGGAACTTATAATGTCACTGTGCAAAATACCGATAACCACCAGCGTATCCTGTATGGCGCCTTTAGTGTAGTACCGGCCGGAAAAAATGTCCCCAATGGGCAGTATAAAGTAAAGGGAGAAGACAGAAAAGGAGAAATCAGGGCAGACCTTAAAGTCAGTGAGGATACCCTGATGCTGGAAACCAGATATGCTGATGACAGTTACCTCAAATTTGACCTGGATGAGCTTATGGGGGAAAATGTACTGGTTCGCAAAATACAGTATAGAGGAAAGACGAGAGATGTTATAGGGGAACTGGCTGCCAGGTCAAAATGGGCCGATATTACCGTTTACGGTCTAACACTGGACCCTGCATCCGATGATACGAATATTATTCTGAGCCTGGGAAGGGCAGAACCTGCTTTGTCCCAATCCTTAAAAGCAAAATTAAAGGGAAAAGCCATAAAATCCGAATTTATACAGGTAGCGGGAAGCAATTATAAATTCTACAAGGTGGTGCTGGACATTCCTTTTAGGGAAAGTGATGGAAAGAATATCAGGGTTTTAAGGTATGATGAAGAACTGAGAAACTTTTATGAAGTAGAGTTTTATAAAAACCTGGCAGATAAGAAGGTTCATATAACCAGTGACCGGCCTGGTGTGTTTGTTGTGGTTGAGTAG